Proteins from a genomic interval of Enterococcus faecium:
- a CDS encoding TIGR00730 family Rossman fold protein, whose amino-acid sequence MKLTVFCGSRFGNKESYKFIAQTLGKYMAQEEIELVYGGSYSGIMGVISKTVLENNGKVTGIYPNGLFETELPGKDVTTFIPTETIDERKVLLFEKGDAVLVFPGGLGTLEEFSQLLSWIAIGLTPDKPIGILNIGGYYSGLQQLLETFAKEDFMDKKWLDQVIFSNNPLELVNELRAVSIKNQLLLKEAK is encoded by the coding sequence ATGAAACTTACTGTTTTTTGCGGTTCCCGTTTTGGTAATAAAGAAAGTTACAAATTTATTGCGCAAACGTTAGGAAAATACATGGCACAAGAAGAAATCGAACTGGTTTACGGTGGTTCATACTCCGGGATTATGGGAGTGATTAGTAAAACAGTACTGGAAAATAACGGAAAAGTCACAGGTATCTATCCGAATGGGCTTTTTGAAACTGAATTGCCTGGAAAAGATGTTACTACATTTATTCCTACAGAAACGATCGATGAAAGAAAGGTATTATTATTTGAAAAGGGAGATGCTGTCCTCGTTTTCCCTGGAGGTCTAGGTACATTGGAGGAATTCTCACAACTTCTTTCTTGGATAGCAATCGGTCTGACGCCCGACAAGCCAATCGGAATATTGAATATTGGCGGTTATTACAGCGGCTTGCAACAATTATTAGAAACTTTTGCAAAAGAGGATTTTATGGATAAAAAATGGTTGGATCAAGTAATCTTTTCCAACAATCCATTGGAACTGGTCAATGAATTACGAGCAGTATCTATTAAAAATCAGTTATTATTGAAGGAGGCAAAATAA
- a CDS encoding phenylalanyl-tRNA synthetase subunit beta: MYYFKQQILVSFINEKIILFSCYVSLINDVSLNKKADELNDQNLIIFVHQLLLKIFLLTINSWICKNIT; encoded by the coding sequence GTGTATTATTTTAAACAACAAATACTTGTTTCTTTTATTAACGAAAAAATCATTTTGTTCTCGTGTTATGTTTCACTGATAAATGATGTTTCTCTAAATAAAAAAGCCGACGAACTAAACGATCAAAATTTGATCATTTTTGTTCATCAGCTTCTCCTAAAAATCTTTTTGTTAACGATAAATAGCTGGATTTGTAAAAATATCACTTGA
- a CDS encoding deoxynucleoside kinase — protein sequence MSVILISGTIGAGKSSLTDMLAKEIDSKPFYENVEDNEVLPLFYSNPEQYAFLLQIFFLNKRFLAMKNALVNDDNVLDRSIYEDSLLFHLNADLGRVTDIEVQQYDSLLDTMLNELDDVAPKKRPDLMVHIKVSLDTMLERIKKRGRDYEQLESDETLYTYYETLNTRYNQWYEDFDVCPKIQVDGDKFDFVENPEDAKKVIRQIQEKLAELEGKPAGKYFTDNQHAKGQELG from the coding sequence ATGTCAGTGATTTTGATTTCAGGAACGATTGGTGCAGGTAAGAGCAGTTTGACGGATATGCTTGCAAAAGAGATTGATTCTAAACCATTTTATGAAAATGTCGAAGATAACGAAGTATTGCCGCTCTTTTATTCAAATCCTGAGCAGTACGCTTTTTTATTGCAAATCTTCTTTTTGAACAAGCGATTTTTAGCAATGAAAAATGCTTTAGTGAACGATGACAATGTGCTAGACCGATCCATCTATGAAGATAGCCTGTTGTTCCATCTAAACGCTGATTTAGGTCGGGTAACGGATATCGAAGTACAGCAGTACGATAGCTTATTAGATACGATGCTAAACGAGTTAGATGATGTTGCTCCAAAAAAACGGCCTGATTTGATGGTCCATATCAAAGTTTCTTTGGACACGATGCTAGAACGTATCAAAAAACGTGGGCGTGACTATGAACAGCTAGAAAGCGATGAGACGTTATATACCTATTATGAAACGTTGAACACCCGCTATAATCAATGGTATGAAGATTTTGATGTATGTCCTAAAATACAAGTGGATGGGGATAAATTCGATTTTGTAGAAAATCCAGAAGATGCAAAAAAGGTGATCCGTCAGATCCAAGAAAAATTAGCTGAATTGGAAGGAAAGCCTGCTGGAAAATATTTTACGGATAACCAGCATGCAAAAGGTCAAGAATTAGGCTAA
- a CDS encoding nucleoside 2-deoxyribosyltransferase has product MSQIYLAGPFFSEEQIDRVSRIEKALEENKTVTSFYSPRHHQESNYELFSAGWAQEVYEKDMEELTNAEFVVAILDFEHQTIDPGTAYELGVATMLKKPMIIVQEETVPTNLMITQSLHTYLKSDQAVREYDFETLPVETYVGEYL; this is encoded by the coding sequence ATGAGTCAAATATATTTAGCAGGACCATTTTTTTCAGAGGAGCAAATCGATCGAGTAAGTCGTATCGAAAAAGCGTTGGAGGAAAACAAAACAGTCACAAGTTTCTACTCTCCACGTCATCACCAAGAAAGCAATTATGAACTATTCAGCGCTGGATGGGCGCAGGAAGTATACGAAAAAGATATGGAAGAACTGACAAATGCAGAATTTGTTGTTGCTATCCTTGACTTTGAGCATCAAACAATCGATCCAGGAACGGCTTACGAATTAGGTGTGGCAACTATGTTGAAAAAACCGATGATCATTGTACAAGAAGAGACGGTACCTACGAACTTGATGATTACACAAAGTCTCCATACGTATTTAAAATCAGACCAAGCTGTACGTGAATATGATTTTGAAACATTGCCTGTTGAAACTTACGTAGGCGAGTACTTATAG
- a CDS encoding LacI family DNA-binding transcriptional regulator, whose protein sequence is MASIRDVAKMAGVSVGTVSRYLNGQQLKEKNMKKIAEAISALDYKENIIAKGLKNNRSFSIGLLINGISSRFGSEVVSGIERVAEENGYSLLLSGFADQPEKIEQKIEYLMKHVIDGLIVFLSEEEWSGFEMLTKMSIPVIALNCPEGPAGIDTILVNDRESVAKVIAHHGEQGHKKIGFIAATQTDYVARERLAGAKEAVQNDPSIQLEVFTGDYSRKSGYYGAKALLEKGATAIFVSNYNMSIGAIECFNQEGVRIGKDIAFSHYDYLDKNDLSILPKITITPPTDKIGERAAEQLLKRIKKEEEENEKVIVMENIIHGIN, encoded by the coding sequence ATGGCATCGATCCGTGATGTGGCTAAGATGGCTGGTGTTTCAGTGGGAACAGTTTCCCGTTACTTGAATGGTCAGCAACTGAAGGAAAAGAACATGAAAAAAATAGCAGAAGCGATTTCAGCGTTGGACTATAAAGAAAACATCATTGCTAAAGGGTTGAAGAATAATCGAAGCTTCTCTATTGGACTTTTGATAAACGGGATTTCCAGCCGTTTTGGGTCGGAAGTTGTCTCAGGGATCGAAAGAGTAGCTGAAGAAAATGGGTATAGCTTATTATTAAGCGGGTTTGCCGATCAGCCAGAAAAAATTGAACAAAAAATTGAATACCTGATGAAGCATGTGATCGATGGGCTGATTGTCTTCTTATCCGAAGAAGAGTGGTCTGGATTTGAAATGCTCACAAAAATGAGTATTCCAGTTATCGCATTGAATTGTCCAGAAGGACCAGCAGGTATTGATACAATATTAGTGAATGATCGAGAAAGTGTAGCAAAAGTGATCGCTCATCATGGTGAACAAGGACATAAAAAAATCGGATTTATTGCTGCCACTCAAACAGACTACGTAGCAAGAGAACGTTTAGCAGGAGCCAAAGAAGCGGTCCAAAATGATCCATCGATCCAATTAGAGGTCTTTACAGGAGACTATTCTAGAAAAAGCGGCTATTACGGGGCAAAAGCATTATTAGAAAAAGGGGCAACTGCTATTTTTGTCAGCAATTACAATATGTCGATTGGTGCCATCGAATGTTTCAATCAAGAAGGTGTCAGAATCGGGAAGGATATTGCGTTCAGTCACTATGATTATTTAGATAAAAACGATCTGAGTATCCTTCCGAAAATCACGATCACGCCACCAACAGATAAAATCGGGGAACGAGCAGCAGAACAGCTGTTAAAACGAATCAAAAAAGAAGAGGAAGAAAATGAAAAAGTGATTGTGATGGAAAATATCATACATGGAATCAACTAA